TTTATGGTAAAATATGGCGGCACTTTATTGGATCTCCACATATACCTTGGTGGTTTTACCTCCCATATCTCGCTGGGTCCCCTAAGGCCCTCATAAATTTCTTCGTTCTACCTAACCAAGGGTGGAGGCCAGTTGATGCTCCCTAACAGGGTCTAAGCCCGAACGGTGAATATAGACTGGCTTCTCCGTGCTCCTTTTGTGGACGGGTAACTGAAATTCTTAAGTCTGACTATCTTTTCTTATGCAGCTTCCTGTAACAAGTTTAATGAACTATTCTGCAATAACATCCTGCCATCATAAGGTGTCTTCTTAGTTCCTAAAGCAAACATTACTCTGATTAACCTACATGACAATGCTACAAGCGACTGTTTCTTTTTCAATGAGTTCTCTGGCCTCGTAGTATAGTATTGATGGAGCGCTTTAATTTTAGGGTTT
The Natranaerobius trueperi DNA segment above includes these coding regions:
- a CDS encoding transposase, encoding VAGFLFEVVDLSNYKHPRQIQKLAGLNLKENSSGKHKGETKITKRGRARLRGLLYRCVIPLVAKNPKIKALHQYYTTRPENSLKKKQSLVALSCRLIRVMFALGTKKTPYDGRMLLQNSSLNLLQEAA